Proteins from a genomic interval of Stenotrophomonas sp. WZN-1:
- a CDS encoding methyl-accepting chemotaxis protein, whose amino-acid sequence MYSRIFIRLAAPLALTLLLPFAIGFEWPAALRWAILTTMTLSWLGFAWWTTRAQAHRSPEHARVLREQDQLLTELRSFVGNEIDGSRGEVERARDLIRQAVSSLGGSFDAMNRKSRQQSQALSRIVDRAGDEGNAGLDVARFAQHASHRMEQLVEALEQVSGQSSTTVQHIDQMAQHLDGIFALLEDVKSIADQTNLLALNAAIEAARAGEAGRGFAVVADEVRNLSERSTTFNEQIRKLAHSSKDAIAKVRETVSHMASRDMDRSREARQEAAAMLDNVAQINASLGDGMREVSECARSIDGSVAEAVRALQFEDIATQALGGVHTHLDRLTAINREAVALQELLHRNGGVFDEEIATALQRTGSRLRELRSEWERPPHKPVAQQSMGAGTVELF is encoded by the coding sequence ATGTACTCACGCATTTTCATCCGTCTGGCCGCCCCCCTGGCTCTGACCCTGCTGCTCCCCTTCGCCATCGGTTTCGAATGGCCGGCCGCCCTGCGCTGGGCGATCCTGACCACGATGACGCTGAGCTGGCTCGGCTTTGCGTGGTGGACCACCCGCGCCCAGGCGCATCGCTCCCCGGAACATGCCCGCGTCCTGCGTGAGCAGGACCAGCTGCTGACCGAGCTGCGCAGCTTCGTCGGCAATGAGATCGACGGCTCGCGCGGCGAAGTGGAACGCGCCCGTGACCTGATCCGCCAGGCGGTGTCCAGCCTGGGCGGCAGCTTCGATGCGATGAACCGCAAGTCGCGCCAGCAGAGCCAGGCCCTGTCGCGCATCGTCGACCGCGCCGGTGACGAAGGCAATGCCGGCCTTGACGTTGCCCGTTTCGCCCAGCACGCCAGCCACCGCATGGAGCAGCTGGTGGAAGCGCTGGAACAGGTGAGCGGCCAGAGCAGCACCACCGTGCAGCACATCGACCAGATGGCGCAGCACCTGGATGGCATCTTCGCGCTGCTGGAAGACGTCAAGTCGATTGCCGACCAGACCAACCTGCTGGCCCTGAACGCTGCCATTGAAGCTGCGCGTGCCGGTGAAGCCGGTCGTGGCTTCGCGGTGGTCGCCGACGAAGTACGCAACCTGTCCGAGCGTTCGACCACCTTCAACGAGCAGATCCGCAAGCTGGCGCACAGCTCCAAGGACGCCATCGCCAAGGTGCGCGAGACGGTCTCGCACATGGCCTCGCGTGACATGGACCGCTCCCGCGAAGCACGCCAGGAAGCAGCGGCGATGCTCGACAACGTCGCGCAGATCAACGCCTCGCTGGGTGACGGCATGCGTGAAGTATCCGAGTGCGCCCGTTCGATCGATGGCAGCGTGGCCGAAGCCGTGCGCGCCCTGCAGTTCGAAGACATCGCCACCCAGGCGCTGGGCGGCGTGCACACCCACCTGGACCGCCTGACCGCGATCAACCGCGAAGCGGTGGCCCTGCAGGAACTGCTGCACCGCAATGGCGGCGTGTTCGACGAAGAGATCGCCACCGCCCTGCAGCGCACCGGCAGCCGCCTGCGCGAACTGCGCAGCGAGTGGGAGCGCCCGCCGCACAAGCCGGTCGCCCAGCAGAGCATGGGCGCCGGCACCGTCGAGCTGTTCTGA
- the hflD gene encoding high frequency lysogenization protein HflD, translated as MSFTVDDRVLALAGIAQALQQVRRIADTGHSDAAAVRTAVDSVFRVDASSPQEVFGDRHALKAGLRLLHNYFRSQGQDPILPKLALSVLQLERRFVQDGATVNKVASGIERAQRQAVELGDSGHPDVLANLGGLYADTISHLKPRVMVQGNPHYLGQAGVVAEIRALLLAAVRSAVLWRQLGGSYWDFLFGRKAMIEAVDRQLA; from the coding sequence ATGAGTTTCACTGTCGACGACCGCGTCCTGGCTTTGGCCGGCATTGCCCAGGCCCTGCAGCAGGTACGCCGCATCGCCGATACCGGCCATTCCGACGCCGCCGCCGTGCGCACCGCCGTGGACAGCGTGTTCCGCGTCGATGCGTCCTCGCCGCAGGAGGTGTTCGGTGACCGCCATGCACTGAAGGCTGGGCTGCGCCTGCTGCACAACTACTTCCGCAGCCAGGGCCAGGACCCGATCCTGCCCAAGCTGGCCCTGTCGGTGCTGCAGCTGGAGCGCCGCTTCGTGCAGGACGGGGCGACCGTGAACAAGGTCGCCTCGGGCATCGAGCGCGCCCAGCGCCAGGCCGTCGAGCTGGGCGACAGTGGCCACCCGGACGTACTGGCCAACCTGGGCGGCCTGTATGCCGACACCATCAGCCACCTGAAGCCGCGGGTGATGGTGCAGGGCAACCCGCACTACCTGGGCCAGGCCGGCGTGGTCGCCGAGATCCGCGCCCTGCTGCTGGCCGCGGTGCGTTCGGCGGTGCTGTGGCGCCAGCTGGGCGGCAGCTACTGGGACTTCCTGTTCGGCCGCAAGGCGATGATCGAGGCCGTGGACCGGCAGCTGGCGTGA
- the mnmA gene encoding tRNA 2-thiouridine(34) synthase MnmA gives MSTPRVMVGVSGGVDSSVAAWRLVQQGEAVAGLFMQNWADDGSGDCRAEDDRRDAVAVCGLLGIPFHFRDFSSEYWQGVFEHFLAEYAAGRTPNPDVLCNREVKFKHFLDAARELGAERIATGHYARVTQRGHQWLLLRGADRSKDQSYFLHQLGQEQLAATLFPIGDLEKTDLRRIARDVSLPTHAKKDSTGICFIGERDFREFLGRYLPAKPGQILDPADGSVIAEHPGVFYFTLGQREGLNIGGVRGRPAAPWYVVGKDVASNVLYVDQDRDSPWMLSDRLRSETAHWITGSPPARRFECTAQTRYRQPDEPCTVEVLDDGSVLVSFARSQRAVTPGQSLVLYDGDVCLGGAVIAATDAPLEQRLRTTPSPFEVIAA, from the coding sequence ATGAGCACTCCACGTGTAATGGTGGGCGTCTCCGGTGGCGTCGATTCCTCGGTCGCCGCCTGGCGCCTGGTACAGCAGGGCGAGGCCGTGGCCGGCCTGTTCATGCAGAACTGGGCCGACGACGGCAGCGGTGACTGCCGCGCCGAGGATGACCGTCGCGATGCGGTAGCCGTGTGCGGCCTGCTGGGCATCCCGTTCCACTTCCGCGACTTCTCCAGCGAGTACTGGCAGGGCGTGTTCGAGCACTTCCTGGCCGAGTACGCGGCCGGCCGCACCCCGAACCCGGACGTGCTGTGCAACCGCGAAGTGAAGTTCAAGCACTTCCTGGACGCCGCCCGCGAGCTGGGCGCCGAGCGCATCGCCACCGGCCACTATGCGCGCGTGACCCAGCGCGGCCACCAGTGGCTGCTGCTGCGTGGTGCCGACCGTTCCAAGGACCAGAGCTACTTCCTGCACCAGCTGGGCCAGGAGCAGCTGGCGGCCACCCTGTTCCCGATCGGCGACCTGGAAAAGACCGACCTGCGCCGGATCGCGCGTGACGTCAGCCTGCCGACCCACGCCAAGAAGGACTCCACCGGCATCTGTTTCATCGGTGAGCGGGATTTCCGCGAGTTCCTCGGCCGCTACCTGCCGGCCAAGCCGGGCCAGATCCTCGACCCGGCCGACGGCAGCGTGATTGCCGAGCATCCGGGCGTGTTCTATTTCACCCTGGGCCAGCGCGAGGGACTGAACATCGGCGGCGTGCGTGGCCGCCCGGCCGCGCCGTGGTACGTGGTCGGCAAGGATGTGGCCAGCAACGTGCTGTACGTGGACCAGGACCGCGACAGCCCATGGATGCTGTCCGACCGCCTGCGTTCGGAAACCGCGCACTGGATCACCGGCTCACCGCCGGCACGGCGCTTCGAATGCACCGCCCAGACCCGCTACCGCCAGCCCGACGAGCCGTGTACGGTCGAGGTGCTGGACGACGGCAGTGTGCTGGTCAGCTTCGCGCGCTCGCAGCGCGCCGTTACCCCCGGTCAATCGCTGGTGCTGTATGACGGTGATGTGTGCCTGGGTGGCGCGGTGATCGCCGCCACCGATGCGCCGCTGGAACAGCGCCTGCGCACCACCCCTTCCCCTTTTGAGGTAATCGCTGCATGA
- a CDS encoding NUDIX hydrolase: MNATPDPRWAPHATVATVVIDGGRVLLVEETIDGRQVLNQPAGHLEPGESLAEAALRETREETGWTVQLTHFIGCYQWTAGDGTAFLRFCYAARPVSHDPAQPLDTGIDRALWLTPAELQAAGERQRSPLVWQVVADYLGGQRHPLSLVREVA, encoded by the coding sequence TTGAACGCCACGCCGGACCCGCGCTGGGCACCGCACGCCACCGTCGCCACGGTGGTGATCGACGGCGGCCGCGTGCTGCTGGTCGAGGAGACCATCGACGGCCGCCAGGTGCTGAACCAGCCGGCCGGCCACCTCGAGCCGGGCGAAAGCCTGGCCGAGGCGGCCCTGCGCGAGACCCGCGAGGAAACCGGCTGGACGGTGCAGCTGACCCATTTCATCGGCTGCTACCAGTGGACCGCCGGCGACGGCACCGCCTTCCTGCGCTTCTGCTATGCGGCGCGCCCGGTCTCGCATGACCCGGCGCAGCCGCTGGACACTGGCATCGACCGCGCGCTGTGGCTGACCCCGGCCGAGCTGCAGGCCGCCGGCGAGCGCCAGCGCAGCCCGCTGGTGTGGCAGGTGGTGGCGGATTACCTGGGTGGCCAGCGCCATCCCCTTTCGCTGGTCCGGGAGGTCGCATGA
- the clpS gene encoding ATP-dependent Clp protease adapter ClpS gives MPHESSPDSHHEHGVAVEPARPEVAPPPFYQVMLLNDDYTPMDFVVDVLQQFFSMDLDKATQVMLHVHTRGRGVCGVFTREVAETKVAQVNEYSRMNQHPLLCTMEKA, from the coding sequence ATGCCCCATGAGTCTTCCCCCGATTCCCATCACGAGCACGGCGTAGCCGTGGAGCCCGCGCGCCCGGAAGTGGCGCCGCCGCCGTTCTACCAGGTGATGCTGCTCAACGACGACTACACCCCGATGGATTTCGTGGTGGACGTGCTGCAGCAGTTCTTCAGCATGGACCTGGACAAGGCCACGCAGGTGATGCTGCACGTCCATACCCGCGGCCGCGGCGTCTGCGGGGTATTCACCCGTGAAGTGGCCGAGACCAAGGTTGCCCAGGTCAACGAGTACTCGCGGATGAACCAGCACCCGCTGCTGTGCACGATGGAAAAGGCCTGA
- a CDS encoding APH(6) family putative aminoglycoside O-phosphotransferase — protein MSEPYLSRWRLRRDGPAIETPHAQLWPVLTTAGEPAMLKVSSETEEQNSHRLLRWWDGDGAARLLAHEGPAILIERAGGDSLRQRSIDGDDDACTTLLCQVLQRLHRPRSAPPDDLVYLRRWFVDLLQPRAALPPLLEQCRLLAEGLLQDEREIRPLHGDLHHDNVLDFGARGWLAIDPKRLLGDRAFDYTTMFSNPDLCGPGIHVATRPERFAARLEQVSALAGLERTRLLRWVAASTALSAVWFRDDGDPADVDEAVARMALEALAEG, from the coding sequence ATGAGCGAACCCTACCTGAGCCGCTGGCGATTGCGGCGTGATGGCCCGGCCATCGAAACGCCCCATGCCCAGCTCTGGCCGGTGCTGACCACCGCCGGCGAACCGGCGATGCTGAAGGTCAGCAGCGAAACCGAAGAGCAGAACAGCCATCGCCTGCTGCGCTGGTGGGACGGTGACGGCGCCGCCCGCCTGCTGGCCCACGAGGGACCGGCGATCCTGATCGAGCGTGCCGGCGGCGACTCGCTGCGGCAACGCTCGATCGACGGCGACGATGACGCCTGCACCACCCTCCTGTGCCAGGTCCTGCAGCGGCTGCACCGGCCACGGAGCGCGCCGCCAGACGACCTGGTCTACCTGCGTAGATGGTTCGTCGACCTGCTGCAGCCAAGGGCGGCGCTGCCACCACTGCTGGAACAGTGCAGATTGCTGGCGGAAGGCCTGCTGCAGGACGAGCGCGAGATCCGGCCGCTGCACGGCGACCTGCATCACGACAACGTGCTGGATTTCGGCGCGCGTGGCTGGCTGGCGATCGACCCGAAGCGGCTGCTGGGCGACCGCGCGTTCGATTACACGACGATGTTCAGCAATCCGGACCTGTGCGGCCCCGGCATCCATGTGGCCACCCGGCCCGAGCGGTTTGCCGCCCGGCTGGAACAGGTCAGCGCACTGGCCGGCCTGGAGCGCACGCGCCTGCTGCGCTGGGTCGCGGCCAGCACGGCGCTGTCGGCAGTGTGGTTCAGGGATGACGGCGACCCGGCCGATGTGGACGAGGCGGTGGCACGGATGGCGCTGGAGGCGCTGGCGGAGGGCTGA
- the clpA gene encoding ATP-dependent Clp protease ATP-binding subunit ClpA has translation MFSKDLEHTIGQCYKRAREARHEFMTVEHLLLALLDNPSAQAVLKACGADAERLRQELEQAIEASVSRLAEDDGRDTQPTLGFQRVLQRAVYHVQSSGKKEVTGANVLVAIFGEKDSHAVYYLNQQDVTRLDVVNYLSHGIAKLGEEGEQPSSSSEGEGRIEGGEGEPKGDALTEFASNLNEQARAGRIDPLVGRADEIERTIQVLCRRRKNNPLYVGEAGVGKTAIAEGLARRIVEGSVPEVLADAVIYSLDLGALVAGTKYRGDFEKRLKSVLTALKKVPNAVLFIDEIHTIIGAGSASGGTMDASNLIKPALASGELRCIGSTTFQEYRGIFEKDRALARRFQKIDIVEPTVGETYEILQGLKSKYELHHGVTYSDEALQAAVDLSVKHIGDRLLPDKAIDVIDEAGARQRLLPEGQRKELIDVEEVEAIVAKMARIPTKQVSATDKDVLQHLERNLKMVIFGQDPAIETLSSAIKLARSGLGNPEKPIGNFLFAGPTGVGKTEVTKQLALQLGIELVRFDMSEYMEPHSISRLIGAPPGYVGFDQGGLLTEKIVKTPHCVLLLDEIEKAHPDIFNILLQVMDRGVLTDTNGREANFKNVVLVMTTNAGAAQASRRSIGFTKQDHATDAMETIRRSFTPEFRNRLDAVVQFQALGFEHILRVVDKFLIELEMLLQDKHVSLSATPTARDWLAHHGFDPLMGARPMARVIQDKIKRPLADELLFGKLVNGGKVSIDVRDDELVVETQAEPERLLPVTVE, from the coding sequence ATGTTCAGCAAAGACCTCGAACACACCATCGGCCAGTGCTACAAGCGCGCCCGTGAGGCCCGGCATGAGTTCATGACGGTCGAACACCTGCTGTTGGCACTGCTCGACAACCCGTCCGCCCAGGCCGTACTGAAGGCCTGTGGTGCCGACGCCGAACGCCTGCGCCAGGAGCTGGAGCAGGCCATCGAGGCCTCCGTGTCCCGCCTGGCCGAAGATGACGGCCGCGATACCCAGCCGACCCTGGGCTTCCAGCGCGTGCTGCAGCGGGCCGTGTACCACGTGCAGTCCTCGGGCAAGAAGGAGGTCACCGGCGCCAACGTGCTGGTCGCCATCTTTGGCGAAAAGGACTCGCATGCCGTCTACTACCTCAACCAGCAGGATGTGACCCGGCTGGACGTGGTCAATTACCTGTCCCATGGCATCGCCAAGCTGGGCGAGGAGGGCGAGCAGCCGTCCTCCTCCTCCGAAGGCGAAGGCCGCATCGAAGGCGGGGAGGGTGAGCCGAAGGGCGATGCCCTGACCGAGTTCGCCAGCAACCTCAACGAGCAGGCCCGGGCCGGTCGCATCGACCCGCTGGTTGGCCGTGCCGACGAGATCGAGCGCACCATCCAGGTCCTGTGCCGCCGCCGCAAGAACAACCCGCTGTACGTGGGCGAGGCCGGCGTGGGCAAGACCGCGATTGCCGAGGGCCTGGCCCGCCGCATCGTCGAGGGCTCGGTGCCCGAGGTGCTGGCCGACGCGGTGATCTATTCGCTCGACCTGGGCGCGCTGGTGGCTGGCACCAAGTACCGCGGCGACTTCGAGAAGCGCCTGAAGAGCGTGCTGACCGCGTTGAAGAAGGTACCCAATGCGGTGCTGTTCATCGACGAGATCCACACCATCATCGGTGCCGGTTCGGCGTCGGGCGGCACCATGGATGCGTCCAACCTGATCAAGCCGGCGCTGGCCTCCGGTGAGCTGCGCTGCATCGGCTCGACCACCTTCCAGGAATACCGTGGCATCTTCGAGAAGGACCGGGCGCTGGCCCGTCGCTTCCAGAAGATCGACATCGTCGAGCCGACCGTCGGCGAGACCTACGAGATCCTGCAGGGGCTGAAGTCCAAGTACGAACTGCACCACGGCGTGACCTATTCCGACGAGGCACTGCAGGCAGCGGTGGACCTGTCGGTCAAGCACATCGGCGACCGCCTGCTGCCGGACAAGGCCATCGACGTGATCGACGAGGCGGGCGCCCGCCAGCGCCTGCTGCCGGAAGGCCAGCGCAAGGAGCTGATCGACGTCGAGGAAGTGGAGGCGATCGTCGCCAAGATGGCGCGCATTCCCACCAAGCAGGTCAGCGCCACCGACAAGGATGTGCTGCAGCACCTGGAGCGCAACCTGAAGATGGTGATCTTTGGCCAGGATCCGGCCATCGAGACGCTGTCCTCGGCGATCAAGCTGGCACGCTCCGGCCTTGGCAACCCGGAAAAGCCGATCGGCAACTTCCTGTTCGCCGGCCCGACCGGTGTCGGCAAGACCGAGGTGACCAAGCAGTTGGCGCTGCAGCTGGGCATCGAGCTGGTCCGCTTCGACATGTCCGAATACATGGAGCCGCATTCGATCAGTCGCCTGATCGGTGCCCCTCCGGGCTACGTCGGCTTCGATCAGGGCGGCCTGCTGACCGAGAAGATCGTCAAGACGCCGCACTGCGTGCTGCTGCTGGACGAAATCGAGAAGGCGCACCCGGACATCTTCAACATCCTGTTGCAGGTGATGGACCGCGGCGTGCTGACCGATACCAACGGTCGCGAAGCCAACTTCAAGAACGTGGTGCTGGTGATGACCACCAATGCCGGCGCGGCCCAGGCCTCGCGGCGCTCGATCGGCTTCACCAAGCAGGACCATGCCACCGACGCGATGGAGACCATCCGCCGCAGCTTCACCCCGGAATTCCGCAACCGCCTCGACGCGGTGGTGCAGTTCCAGGCGCTGGGCTTCGAGCACATCCTGCGCGTGGTCGACAAGTTCCTGATCGAGCTGGAGATGCTGCTGCAGGACAAGCACGTCAGCCTGTCGGCCACGCCGACCGCGCGCGACTGGCTGGCCCACCACGGCTTCGACCCGCTGATGGGTGCGCGCCCGATGGCCCGCGTGATCCAGGACAAGATCAAGCGTCCGCTGGCCGACGAGCTGCTGTTCGGCAAGCTGGTCAACGGCGGCAAGGTCAGCATCGATGTCCGCGACGACGAGCTGGTGGTCGAGACCCAGGCCGAACCGGAGCGCCTGCTGCCGGTCACGGTGGAGTGA
- the infA gene encoding translation initiation factor IF-1, with product MSKDDSIEFEGTVSETLPNTTFRVRLENGHEIIAHISGRMRKNYIRILTGDRVKVEMTPYDLTKGRITYRMK from the coding sequence ATGTCGAAAGACGATTCCATCGAGTTCGAGGGCACCGTCAGCGAGACGCTGCCGAACACCACTTTCCGCGTTCGTCTGGAAAATGGGCACGAAATCATCGCCCACATCTCCGGCCGCATGCGCAAGAACTACATCCGCATCCTCACCGGTGACCGGGTCAAGGTTGAAATGACCCCGTACGACCTGACCAAGGGTCGTATCACCTACCGCATGAAGTAA
- the aat gene encoding leucyl/phenylalanyl-tRNA--protein transferase, whose product MVPDIPHHHGEYNGGMTRQLPWRLADAPDAPFPPAETALRQPDGLLAVGGDLHPARLLNAYAGGIFPWFSEGEPILWWSPDPRMVFRTDGVHLSSRFRRQLRGSTWEVTADTAFSRVMRACAAAPRPGQDGTWISPDMVEAYSQLHDLGFAHSFEVWDRQTLVGGIYGVAIGTMFFGESMFSGASGGSKIALAALASTLHGWGWALIDAQVENPHLLRMGAEHLPRADFLEHVRQAVHRDGREGPWTQAVGRLPAQRLAGG is encoded by the coding sequence ATGGTGCCAGACATCCCCCATCACCACGGCGAATACAATGGTGGCATGACCCGCCAGCTGCCCTGGCGCCTGGCCGACGCGCCGGACGCCCCCTTCCCGCCGGCCGAGACCGCGCTGCGCCAGCCCGATGGCCTGCTGGCAGTGGGTGGCGATCTGCATCCGGCACGCCTGCTCAATGCCTACGCCGGCGGCATCTTTCCATGGTTCAGCGAGGGCGAGCCGATCCTGTGGTGGTCGCCGGACCCGCGCATGGTGTTCCGTACCGATGGCGTACATCTGTCCAGCCGCTTCCGGCGCCAGTTGCGCGGCAGCACCTGGGAGGTCACCGCCGACACCGCCTTCAGCCGCGTGATGCGCGCCTGTGCGGCAGCGCCGCGGCCCGGCCAGGACGGCACCTGGATCAGCCCCGACATGGTCGAGGCCTACAGCCAGTTGCACGACCTCGGCTTTGCCCACTCCTTCGAGGTCTGGGACCGGCAGACGCTGGTCGGCGGTATCTACGGGGTAGCGATCGGAACGATGTTCTTCGGCGAGAGCATGTTCAGTGGCGCCAGCGGCGGCTCCAAGATCGCCCTGGCCGCGCTGGCATCCACGCTTCACGGCTGGGGCTGGGCGCTGATCGATGCCCAGGTGGAGAATCCGCACCTGCTGCGGATGGGCGCCGAACACCTGCCGCGCGCGGACTTTCTGGAGCACGTCCGCCAGGCCGTGCACCGTGACGGCCGTGAAGGCCCCTGGACCCAGGCGGTAGGACGCTTGCCAGCACAGCGTTTGGCCGGGGGTTAA
- a CDS encoding GNAT family N-acetyltransferase produces the protein MPSARFLDSLQSIPATDWDALHDGQNPFVSHAFLSGLEQHGCLREDWGWRPRHFTLWEGDRLVGAIPGYLKTNSHGEFVFDHAWANAYARHGRDYYPKWLGAVPYSPVTGPRLLARHDSERAALLSALRDALPALDVSSAHINFHSAGDEALFGDDWLLREDVQFQWQNPGEWATFDQFLGAMDHKHRKNIRQERAKVSRQGISFRVVHGDEASRADLQAMYRFYLQTFLEYGNAPALTEAFLRHLAISLGRGLVLFLAEQDGEPIAGALCLRGGDTLYGRYWGGATLPGLHFEACYYQGIEYCLREGLTRFEPGAQGEHKLARGFLPALVRSRHWVADPEFAEALREWCRQERRDVRRYQQELQAHGPFRAEL, from the coding sequence ATGCCCTCCGCCCGCTTCCTCGACTCTCTTCAGTCCATTCCCGCCACCGACTGGGATGCCCTGCACGACGGCCAGAACCCGTTCGTCAGCCATGCCTTCCTGTCTGGCCTGGAACAACACGGCTGCCTGCGCGAGGACTGGGGCTGGCGGCCCCGGCACTTCACGCTGTGGGAGGGCGACCGCCTGGTTGGCGCCATACCGGGTTACCTGAAGACCAACTCCCACGGCGAGTTCGTGTTCGACCACGCCTGGGCCAACGCCTATGCCCGGCATGGCCGTGACTACTACCCGAAATGGCTGGGCGCGGTGCCGTACTCGCCGGTCACTGGTCCGCGGCTGCTGGCCCGTCACGATTCGGAACGCGCCGCGTTGCTGTCGGCGTTGCGTGATGCGCTGCCGGCACTGGACGTGTCGTCGGCCCATATCAATTTCCACTCCGCGGGTGACGAGGCGCTGTTCGGCGATGACTGGCTGCTGCGCGAGGACGTGCAGTTCCAGTGGCAGAACCCGGGTGAGTGGGCGACCTTCGATCAGTTCCTCGGCGCGATGGACCACAAGCACCGCAAGAACATCCGCCAGGAGCGCGCCAAGGTCAGCCGCCAAGGCATCAGCTTCCGGGTGGTGCACGGCGACGAAGCCAGCCGCGCCGATCTGCAGGCGATGTACCGCTTCTACCTGCAGACCTTCCTGGAATACGGCAACGCGCCAGCACTGACCGAGGCCTTCCTGCGCCATCTGGCGATTTCACTGGGCCGTGGACTGGTGCTGTTCCTGGCCGAACAGGACGGCGAGCCCATTGCCGGTGCGCTGTGTCTGCGCGGTGGTGACACGCTGTATGGCCGTTACTGGGGTGGCGCCACCCTGCCCGGCCTGCACTTCGAAGCCTGCTACTATCAGGGCATCGAATACTGCCTGCGCGAAGGGCTGACCCGTTTCGAGCCGGGCGCGCAGGGTGAACACAAGCTGGCGCGCGGCTTCCTGCCCGCACTGGTGCGCAGCCGGCACTGGGTGGCCGATCCGGAGTTCGCGGAAGCGCTGCGGGAGTGGTGCCGGCAGGAGCGGCGCGATGTGCGGCGTTACCAGCAGGAGCTGCAGGCGCATGGGCCGTTCCGCGCAGAGCTGTAG
- a CDS encoding N-acetylmuramoyl-L-alanine amidase produces the protein MEEHFPDDHPQPALATPRSAHSKALVSSSHGYIALHPGREWEFQRPSPLGLQEDVLSPMYGDALEDLLEQRSGLVVYRARSRSAEPHPEAAHPWEHMSARYHLKALFPDRADIWNEFPNSPDSDREVKEDIRARPNYANHLAVDVMLSLHTNGSDSASTRGTEVYYHQAKPQDKALADSILCSMREVIRAQPGYQDFPLRESSNAGAHGENRIGRMPSVIVETAYHSNPDDVAALQDPVFRSASMKGVEKGYRLWATGKTCEPLALRPVPDTDVPIQAARDIELSYAGNPQYPLSVELSLASCSEEGACTPSATTFDDPAKPLTINLACNGPDPGVARWSAVLRDADGVATTPVEFSQACVRA, from the coding sequence ATGGAAGAGCACTTCCCCGATGATCACCCGCAGCCAGCGTTGGCAACACCTCGGTCAGCGCACAGCAAAGCCTTGGTTTCCTCGAGTCATGGATACATTGCCTTGCACCCGGGCAGAGAATGGGAGTTTCAGCGGCCGTCTCCGCTCGGGCTACAAGAGGATGTACTGAGCCCGATGTATGGTGACGCGCTTGAGGATCTGTTGGAGCAGCGGAGTGGTCTGGTCGTGTATCGCGCCCGAAGCCGCTCGGCTGAACCTCATCCAGAGGCTGCACATCCGTGGGAGCACATGTCGGCACGCTATCACCTCAAAGCGCTCTTCCCTGACCGTGCTGACATTTGGAATGAATTCCCAAATAGTCCCGACAGTGATCGCGAGGTGAAAGAGGACATCCGTGCCCGTCCAAACTATGCCAACCATTTGGCTGTGGACGTGATGCTGAGCTTGCACACCAATGGCAGCGATTCAGCCAGTACGCGTGGCACCGAGGTCTATTACCATCAGGCGAAACCACAGGATAAGGCCTTGGCGGACAGCATCCTGTGTTCGATGCGGGAGGTCATACGTGCGCAGCCTGGTTATCAGGATTTCCCGCTTCGCGAGAGTTCGAACGCGGGTGCGCACGGCGAAAACCGCATCGGGAGGATGCCCTCGGTGATCGTTGAAACCGCCTACCACTCCAATCCTGATGATGTGGCGGCATTGCAGGACCCCGTCTTCCGCTCGGCGTCCATGAAAGGCGTGGAGAAGGGCTATCGCCTGTGGGCAACAGGAAAGACCTGCGAGCCCCTGGCACTGCGTCCGGTGCCGGATACCGACGTGCCGATCCAGGCGGCCCGGGACATTGAACTAAGCTATGCCGGGAATCCCCAGTATCCGTTGTCGGTGGAGCTCTCACTGGCCTCCTGTTCGGAGGAAGGCGCATGCACGCCATCGGCGACGACGTTCGATGACCCTGCCAAGCCGCTGACCATCAATCTGGCCTGCAATGGCCCAGACCCGGGTGTCGCGCGCTGGAGTGCTGTATTGCGCGACGCGGATGGCGTTGCCACGACACCCGTCGAGTTCTCGCAGGCGTGCGTGCGAGCGTGA